The following coding sequences lie in one Daphnia pulex isolate KAP4 chromosome 1, ASM2113471v1 genomic window:
- the LOC124197079 gene encoding chloride channel protein 2-like isoform X2: protein MATDQIQGELELGYQHTLMYGRYSRSLGEYARQQAAELREAEKNRKKEEKQRSKELRTYRGKWTSRFLRVISFIWRHTFAKIGEDWVFLALLGIIVAMFSYIMDYGIVMCNNARVWMYRDLTTNPFLQYLAWICLPVFLVLFSAGFVHILAPQAIGSGIPEMKTILRGVVLKEYLTFRTGVAKVVALTAALGSGMPLGKEGPLVHIASIVATLMSKMVTSFKGIYENESRNSEMLAAACAVGVSCNFGAPIGGVLFSIEVTSVYFAIRNYWRGFFSAVFGALMFRLMAYWFSNEDTLTAIFGTDYHVDFPYDPQELFIYALVGAFGGLCGAAFILFHRRYVLFMRKNKRISSFLQKNRFIYPGLMSLLITTLHFPLGLGQFLASTLSTRTQILHLFSNFTWVSDDLTVEQAEIVSHWVTDSCSIFVNLSLYMLVTFFTTIWASTLPVPSGTVIPIFKMGAAFGRMIGEAMHLWFPEGVRIGGALSPILPGGYAIVGAAAFSAGLTHSISICVVISEMTGQIRHIIPVMIAVLVANAISTLLQPSLYDSIIMIKKLPYLPDIISSSSAAYSIFVEDFMVRNIKFIYNGMSYKELKNHIRESRRVRAFPLVDNPDSMILLGSIQRTELIGLIERHIGRDRRLQIAAKRQKEARVRMYEDAMTTLQLDPPPFSRVSLALPAPPAGPSAEDASKKPVARRPSRFEVVKAPEMLHSVDDQPQEQSPGSDPMTPSSVQSGDIEDRAYLGSRPQKSILKRTNSQTLKFAGPMATPSLTPYSTVTGAEGSKFRAAIGAFIRKSSTMLDSSKFDFTGMGGSGSSLPTSPTSFKKVTLPRERVIDMTPEEQKQWEDSEMMQPVDFHKSHVDPAPFQLVERTSLLKVHSMFSLLGVNHAYVTTTGKLMGIVSLKELRKAIEDVNSGIVPTSHNLPAHPIHHGRDVSPGAPIDVEHGPEPPGFDDSDSDSDDTDYVVGPGNSIAVQPSSATLSSIVPDDSASENGSTGIYITSHSREDENSIKLRVTGAGSCSDESDDGAAKGTDETERKS, encoded by the exons atggcgaCTGACCAGATTCAAGGAGAGCTGGAACTCGGCTATCAACACACGTTG atgtACGGCCGATACTCGCGGAGTCTTGGCGAATACGCCAGACAACAGGCGGCCGAGCTCCGTGAAGCGGAGAAGAAccggaagaaagaagagaagcagCGGAGCAAAGAGCTGCGCACGTATCGAGGCAAATGGACTTCGCGTTTCCTTCGAGTCATTTCCTTCATCTGGCGCCATACTTTCGCCAAAATCGGCGAGGATTGGGTTTTTCTGGCCCTTCTCGGCATCATCGTGGCCATGTTTAGCTACATCATGGACTACGGTATCGTCATGTGCAATAACG CTCGAGTGTGGATGTACCGTGATTTGACGACAAATCCTTTCCTGCAGTACCTGGCCTGGATCTGCTTGCCCGTCTTCCTCGTCCTGTTTTCCGCCGGTTTCGTTCACATCCTGGCACCCCAAGCCATCG GCTCGGGAATTCCAGAGATGAAGACGATTTTGCGAGGTGTTGTTTTGAAAGAGTATCTGACGTTCCGCACGGGAGTCGCCAAAGTTGTGGCCCTCACGGCCGCCCTGGGCTCTGGAATGCCACTGGGCAAGGAG GGTCCCCTGGTGCATATTGCCAGTATCGTCGCCACTCTCATGTCCAAAATGGTGACATCCTTCAAAGGAATCTACGAAAATGAATCGAGAAACAGCGAAATGTTGGCCGCTGCTTGCGCTGTGGGTGTCTCGTGCAATTTCGGTGCTCCCATCGGAG gCGTGTTGTTCAGTATTGAAGTAACATCCGTTTACTTCGCCATTCGTAATTACTGGCGTGGGTTCTTCTCTGCCGTTTTCGGGGCTCTCATGTTCAGGCTCATG GCTTATTGGTTCTCCAATGAAG atACCTTGACGGCCATTTTTGGAACGGATTATCACGTTGACTTTCCTTACGATCCCCAGGAGCTTTTCATCTACGCTCTCGTtgg TGCTTTTGGTGGACTATGTGGAGCGGCTTTCATCTTGTTCCATCGCAGATACGTTCTGTTTATGCGAAAGAACAAAAGGATCAGTTCCTTCTTGCAGAAAAA TCGTTTCATCTATCCTGGTCTGATGTCACTCTTGATCACCACCTTGCACTTCCCACTGGGATTGGGTCAGTTTCTCGCTTCGACATTGTCGACTCGCACGCAGATTTTGCACCTCTTCTCCAATTTCACTTGGGTCAGCGATGACTTGACGGTAGAACAAGCGGAAATTGTCTCCCATTGGGTCACGGATAGCTGCAGTATCTTTGTCAACTTGAGCCTTTACATGTTGGTCACT TTTTTCACCACCATTTGGGCTTCCACGTTGCCTGTTCCGTCTGGTACTGTCATTCCCATTTTCAAAATGGGGGCCGCTTTCGGTCGCATGATCGGCGAGGCCATGCACCTCTGGTTCCCGGAAGGTGTTCGCATTGGCGGCGCCTTGTCGCCCATTTTACCGG GAGGTTACGCCATTGTGGGAGCCGCAGCTTTCTCTGCCGGTTTGACCCATTCGATTTCCATTTGCGTCGTCATTTCGGAAATGACGGGCCAAATTCGCCACATCATCCCCGTTATGATTGCCGTTTTGGTAGCCAACGCCATTTCGACTCTCCTCCAACCGTCTCTCTACGATTCAATCATTATGATCAAGAAACTGCCTTACTTGCCCGACATTATCTCGTCCAGCAGTG CTGCCTACAGTATTTTCGTCGAGGATTTCATGGTCCGAAATATCAAATTCATCTACAACGGCATGTCCTATAAAGAATTGAAGAATCACATTCGCGAAAGCCGACGTGTCCGTGCCTTCCCTCTAGTCGATAATCCAG ATAGCATGATCTTGCTGGGTTCCATTCAGCGAACGGAACTGATTGGTCTTATCGAGAGACATATCGGCCGTGACCGTCGCTTGCAAATAGCCGCCAAGAGGCAAAAGGAAGCACGAGTCAG aatgTACGAGGACGCCATGACGACATTGCAGCTGGATCCCCCGCCCTTCAGCAGAGTCAGTCTGGCACTTCCGGCACCGCCTGCAGGACCTTCCGCCGAAGACGCCAGCAAGAAACCTGTTGCAAGGCGGCCATCTCGATTTGAGGTAGTCAAGGCACCGGAAATGTTGCACAGCGTCGATGACCAGCCACAAGAGCAATCACCTGGATCCGATCCAATGACTCCCAGCTCCGTTCAATCTGGCGATATTGAAGAC AGAGCCTACTTGGGCAGTCGACCTCAAAAGTCCATTCTCAAGCGAACAAATTCACAAACGTTGAAATTTGCTGGACCGATGGCCACTCCTTCCTTGACGCCATATTCTACCGTCACTGGAGCTGAAGGAAG TAAATTCCGGGCGGCTATTGGCGCTTTCATCCGTAAATCGTCGACCATGTTGGATTCGTCCAAATTCGATTTCACTGGCATGGGTGGAAGTGGATCGTCATTGCCGACCAGTCCTACATCCTTCAAGAAAGTCACACTG CCGAGGGAGAGAGTGATCGACATGACTCCGGAAGAACAAAAGCAATGGGAGGACAGCGAGATGATGCAACCGGTAGATTTCCATAAATCGCACGTCGATCCCGCTCCTTTCCAACTTGTTGAACGAACCTCACTGCTCAAAGTTCACTCCATGTTCTCGTTGTTGGGTGTCAACCACGCTTACGTCACCACTACTGGCAAACTCATGGGAATCGTTTCACTTAAAGAA TTGCGCAAAGCCATTGAAGATGTCAATTCAGGTATCGTCCCAACCAGCCATAACTTGCCAGCCCATCCGATCCATCACGGAAGAGATGTTTCACCAGGAGCCCCCATCGATGTGGAACACG GTCCTGAGCCTCCAGGTTTTGATGATTCCGATTCGGATTCTGACGATACCGACTACGTTGTCGGTCCCGGCAATTCGATTGCGGTTCAGCCATCATCGGCTACTCTTTCTTCCATTGTTCCAGATGATTCAGCCTCCGAAAACGGATCAACTGGCATATACATAACAAGCCATTCTCGTGAAGACGAGAACAGCATCAAACTACGAGTGACTGGTGCTGGATCTTGTTCCGACGAATCCGACGACGGTGCTGCCAAGGGAACGGATGAAACTGAAAGAAAGTCTTAA
- the LOC124197079 gene encoding chloride channel protein 2-like isoform X1, whose protein sequence is MWPSPKCDIMNRNPELVDIDSNFNYVFTMMYGRYSRSLGEYARQQAAELREAEKNRKKEEKQRSKELRTYRGKWTSRFLRVISFIWRHTFAKIGEDWVFLALLGIIVAMFSYIMDYGIVMCNNARVWMYRDLTTNPFLQYLAWICLPVFLVLFSAGFVHILAPQAIGSGIPEMKTILRGVVLKEYLTFRTGVAKVVALTAALGSGMPLGKEGPLVHIASIVATLMSKMVTSFKGIYENESRNSEMLAAACAVGVSCNFGAPIGGVLFSIEVTSVYFAIRNYWRGFFSAVFGALMFRLMAYWFSNEDTLTAIFGTDYHVDFPYDPQELFIYALVGAFGGLCGAAFILFHRRYVLFMRKNKRISSFLQKNRFIYPGLMSLLITTLHFPLGLGQFLASTLSTRTQILHLFSNFTWVSDDLTVEQAEIVSHWVTDSCSIFVNLSLYMLVTFFTTIWASTLPVPSGTVIPIFKMGAAFGRMIGEAMHLWFPEGVRIGGALSPILPGGYAIVGAAAFSAGLTHSISICVVISEMTGQIRHIIPVMIAVLVANAISTLLQPSLYDSIIMIKKLPYLPDIISSSSAAYSIFVEDFMVRNIKFIYNGMSYKELKNHIRESRRVRAFPLVDNPDSMILLGSIQRTELIGLIERHIGRDRRLQIAAKRQKEARVRMYEDAMTTLQLDPPPFSRVSLALPAPPAGPSAEDASKKPVARRPSRFEVVKAPEMLHSVDDQPQEQSPGSDPMTPSSVQSGDIEDRAYLGSRPQKSILKRTNSQTLKFAGPMATPSLTPYSTVTGAEGSKFRAAIGAFIRKSSTMLDSSKFDFTGMGGSGSSLPTSPTSFKKVTLPRERVIDMTPEEQKQWEDSEMMQPVDFHKSHVDPAPFQLVERTSLLKVHSMFSLLGVNHAYVTTTGKLMGIVSLKELRKAIEDVNSGIVPTSHNLPAHPIHHGRDVSPGAPIDVEHGPEPPGFDDSDSDSDDTDYVVGPGNSIAVQPSSATLSSIVPDDSASENGSTGIYITSHSREDENSIKLRVTGAGSCSDESDDGAAKGTDETERKS, encoded by the exons ATGTGGCCGAGTCCAAAGTGCGACATTATGAATAGGAATCCCGAACTAGTCGATATCGACAGCAACTTTAACTACGTTTTCACAATG atgtACGGCCGATACTCGCGGAGTCTTGGCGAATACGCCAGACAACAGGCGGCCGAGCTCCGTGAAGCGGAGAAGAAccggaagaaagaagagaagcagCGGAGCAAAGAGCTGCGCACGTATCGAGGCAAATGGACTTCGCGTTTCCTTCGAGTCATTTCCTTCATCTGGCGCCATACTTTCGCCAAAATCGGCGAGGATTGGGTTTTTCTGGCCCTTCTCGGCATCATCGTGGCCATGTTTAGCTACATCATGGACTACGGTATCGTCATGTGCAATAACG CTCGAGTGTGGATGTACCGTGATTTGACGACAAATCCTTTCCTGCAGTACCTGGCCTGGATCTGCTTGCCCGTCTTCCTCGTCCTGTTTTCCGCCGGTTTCGTTCACATCCTGGCACCCCAAGCCATCG GCTCGGGAATTCCAGAGATGAAGACGATTTTGCGAGGTGTTGTTTTGAAAGAGTATCTGACGTTCCGCACGGGAGTCGCCAAAGTTGTGGCCCTCACGGCCGCCCTGGGCTCTGGAATGCCACTGGGCAAGGAG GGTCCCCTGGTGCATATTGCCAGTATCGTCGCCACTCTCATGTCCAAAATGGTGACATCCTTCAAAGGAATCTACGAAAATGAATCGAGAAACAGCGAAATGTTGGCCGCTGCTTGCGCTGTGGGTGTCTCGTGCAATTTCGGTGCTCCCATCGGAG gCGTGTTGTTCAGTATTGAAGTAACATCCGTTTACTTCGCCATTCGTAATTACTGGCGTGGGTTCTTCTCTGCCGTTTTCGGGGCTCTCATGTTCAGGCTCATG GCTTATTGGTTCTCCAATGAAG atACCTTGACGGCCATTTTTGGAACGGATTATCACGTTGACTTTCCTTACGATCCCCAGGAGCTTTTCATCTACGCTCTCGTtgg TGCTTTTGGTGGACTATGTGGAGCGGCTTTCATCTTGTTCCATCGCAGATACGTTCTGTTTATGCGAAAGAACAAAAGGATCAGTTCCTTCTTGCAGAAAAA TCGTTTCATCTATCCTGGTCTGATGTCACTCTTGATCACCACCTTGCACTTCCCACTGGGATTGGGTCAGTTTCTCGCTTCGACATTGTCGACTCGCACGCAGATTTTGCACCTCTTCTCCAATTTCACTTGGGTCAGCGATGACTTGACGGTAGAACAAGCGGAAATTGTCTCCCATTGGGTCACGGATAGCTGCAGTATCTTTGTCAACTTGAGCCTTTACATGTTGGTCACT TTTTTCACCACCATTTGGGCTTCCACGTTGCCTGTTCCGTCTGGTACTGTCATTCCCATTTTCAAAATGGGGGCCGCTTTCGGTCGCATGATCGGCGAGGCCATGCACCTCTGGTTCCCGGAAGGTGTTCGCATTGGCGGCGCCTTGTCGCCCATTTTACCGG GAGGTTACGCCATTGTGGGAGCCGCAGCTTTCTCTGCCGGTTTGACCCATTCGATTTCCATTTGCGTCGTCATTTCGGAAATGACGGGCCAAATTCGCCACATCATCCCCGTTATGATTGCCGTTTTGGTAGCCAACGCCATTTCGACTCTCCTCCAACCGTCTCTCTACGATTCAATCATTATGATCAAGAAACTGCCTTACTTGCCCGACATTATCTCGTCCAGCAGTG CTGCCTACAGTATTTTCGTCGAGGATTTCATGGTCCGAAATATCAAATTCATCTACAACGGCATGTCCTATAAAGAATTGAAGAATCACATTCGCGAAAGCCGACGTGTCCGTGCCTTCCCTCTAGTCGATAATCCAG ATAGCATGATCTTGCTGGGTTCCATTCAGCGAACGGAACTGATTGGTCTTATCGAGAGACATATCGGCCGTGACCGTCGCTTGCAAATAGCCGCCAAGAGGCAAAAGGAAGCACGAGTCAG aatgTACGAGGACGCCATGACGACATTGCAGCTGGATCCCCCGCCCTTCAGCAGAGTCAGTCTGGCACTTCCGGCACCGCCTGCAGGACCTTCCGCCGAAGACGCCAGCAAGAAACCTGTTGCAAGGCGGCCATCTCGATTTGAGGTAGTCAAGGCACCGGAAATGTTGCACAGCGTCGATGACCAGCCACAAGAGCAATCACCTGGATCCGATCCAATGACTCCCAGCTCCGTTCAATCTGGCGATATTGAAGAC AGAGCCTACTTGGGCAGTCGACCTCAAAAGTCCATTCTCAAGCGAACAAATTCACAAACGTTGAAATTTGCTGGACCGATGGCCACTCCTTCCTTGACGCCATATTCTACCGTCACTGGAGCTGAAGGAAG TAAATTCCGGGCGGCTATTGGCGCTTTCATCCGTAAATCGTCGACCATGTTGGATTCGTCCAAATTCGATTTCACTGGCATGGGTGGAAGTGGATCGTCATTGCCGACCAGTCCTACATCCTTCAAGAAAGTCACACTG CCGAGGGAGAGAGTGATCGACATGACTCCGGAAGAACAAAAGCAATGGGAGGACAGCGAGATGATGCAACCGGTAGATTTCCATAAATCGCACGTCGATCCCGCTCCTTTCCAACTTGTTGAACGAACCTCACTGCTCAAAGTTCACTCCATGTTCTCGTTGTTGGGTGTCAACCACGCTTACGTCACCACTACTGGCAAACTCATGGGAATCGTTTCACTTAAAGAA TTGCGCAAAGCCATTGAAGATGTCAATTCAGGTATCGTCCCAACCAGCCATAACTTGCCAGCCCATCCGATCCATCACGGAAGAGATGTTTCACCAGGAGCCCCCATCGATGTGGAACACG GTCCTGAGCCTCCAGGTTTTGATGATTCCGATTCGGATTCTGACGATACCGACTACGTTGTCGGTCCCGGCAATTCGATTGCGGTTCAGCCATCATCGGCTACTCTTTCTTCCATTGTTCCAGATGATTCAGCCTCCGAAAACGGATCAACTGGCATATACATAACAAGCCATTCTCGTGAAGACGAGAACAGCATCAAACTACGAGTGACTGGTGCTGGATCTTGTTCCGACGAATCCGACGACGGTGCTGCCAAGGGAACGGATGAAACTGAAAGAAAGTCTTAA
- the LOC124197096 gene encoding chloride channel protein 2-like: protein MATDEKTQTSSCELEMGYQTTVMYGRYTRSLGEYAREQAAELRELQKNNKREEKIRNKELWSYRGKWTSRLFRVVSYTWRHTFAKIGEDWIFLALLGSIMALLSYIMDYGVNLCNTARMWMYFELTNDPAVRYLSWICLPVFLVLFSAGFVYLLAPQAIGSGIPEMKTILRGVVLKEYLTFRTGIAKIVALTAVLGSGMPLGKEGPLVHIASIVATLMSKLVTSFKGIYENESRNSEMLAAACAVGVSCNFAAPIGGVLFSIEVTSVYFAIRNYWRGFFSAVFGALMFRLLAYWLETEETLTAMFRTDFRVDFPYDPHELFIYALIGAFGGLSGALFVLCHRKYVLFMRKNKRISSFLQKNRFIYPAVVSLFIATLYFPPGLGQFLVSTLTTRQQIMSLFSNFTWMSDDLTAEQSEIVSHWTNEYSNIFVTLGIYMATTFFLTVLASTLPVPSGSLIPIFKIGAAFGRIIGEAMHLWFPEGIRIGSVISPILPGGYAIVGAAAFSAGVTHSISICVVVSEMTGQIQHIIPVLVAVLVSNAISTLLQPSLYDSIIMIKKLPYLPGIISSSSAAYDIFVEDFMNRNIKYIWNGMTYQELKTVIKDKPKIRSFPLVDNPRHMVLLGSIQRGELIELVKRHIGHDRRVKVAAQRQIEIQSRSFGHIIPINLDPPPCRLGETEESSLTHDPAKQQQQQTSRFEVVKAPDDLGNGLITDTAIQRSSQHLQQLQLITLLPSPEPQTPVSIQSTETDEEAQPRKSILKKGNRFSSIRSKSSQQTIQTTPNSTITGSEGSKFRQAIGAFIRKSSANGGIFNFATATSPPTSPSPFKNVGVSHKSNDMTPEEKKEWEESEMLKPVDFHKCHVDPAPFQLVERTSLLKVHSMFSLLGVNRAYVTTIGRLIGIVSLSELRKAIEDVNSGVSLAFHRFSFSSQGENSEFDIQGVSPGAPKDLETGPDLPGVSDSDSETDQDESSASSAFVIPVQFDVHHMPTVSVDVESTASTTIRMKDNSIKLVVPSAFACPGGAAGESSVAKTDDEN, encoded by the exons ATGGCGACTGACGAAAAAACACAGACCTCATCATGCGAACTCGAAATGGGATACCAAACAACTGTG ATGTACGGCCGGTACACTCGCAGTTTGGGTGAATACGCTCGAGAGCAAGCTGCTGAACTACGCGAACtgcaaaagaacaacaagagggaggaaaagataagaaataaagaattgtGGTCTTATCGGGGCAAATGGACATCGCGACTTTTCCGGGTCGTATCCTACACATGGCGCCACACTTTTGCCAAAATCGGAGAGGACTGGATATTTTTGGCTCTTCTCGGTAGCATCATGGCTTTGCTGAGTTACATCATGGATTACGGAGTCAATCTGTGTAACACAG ctcggATGTGGATGTATTTTGAATTGACAAACGATCCGGCGGTGCGCTATCTGTCCTGGATTTGCCTACCCGTCTTCCTTGTCTTATTTTCTGCTGGATTTGTTTACTTACTAGCCCCCCAAGCTATCG gcTCTGGAATTCCGGAgatgaaaacaattttgcgAGGTGTTGTTCTCAAAGAATATTTGACTTTCCGCACCGGAATAGCTAAAATTGTAGCTTTGACTGCTGTACTTGGTAGTGGGATGCCACTGGGCAAGGAG GGTCCCCTGGTGCATATTGCCAGTATCGTGGCGACTCTCATGTCAAAATTAGTGACATCCTTCAAAGGAATCTACGAGAATGAATCAAGAAACAGTGAAATGCTGGCAGCTGCTTGCGCTGTGGGTGTGTCCTGCAATTTCGCAGCTCCAATTGGAG gCGTATTGTTTAGTATTGAAGTCACGTCCGTTTATTTCGCCATTCGCAATTACTGGCGCGGCTTCTTTTCTGCCGTTTTCGGGGCTCTCATGTTTCGCTTATTG GCTTATTGGCTCGAAACAGAAG agACTTTGACAGCCATGTTTCGCACGGATTTCCGGGTTGACTTTCCTTACGATCCCCACGAACTATTCATTTACGCGCTTATCGG GGCTTTTGGCGGCTTATCGGGAGCTCTTTTTGTCCTATGTCACCGGAAGTATGTCCTTTTTAtgcggaaaaacaaaagaatcagCTCATTCCTTCAAAAGAA TCGTTTTATCTATCCGGCCGTGGTTTCGCTTTTCATCGCAACCTTGTACTTCCCGCCGGGCCTGGGCCAGTTCTTGGTATCAACCTTGACGACCAGACAACAAATTATGAGCTTGTTCTCCAACTTTACCTGGATGAGTGACGATTTAACGGCGGAACAGTCTGAAATTGTTTCTCACTGGACCAATGAGTATAGCAACATTTTTGTAACACTTGGGATCTACATGGCTACAACG TTCTTTCTAACGGTTTTGGCCTCTACTCTTCCAGTCCCATCCGGCAGTCTCATCCCAATCTTTAAGATAGGAGCGGCTTTTGGGCGTATCATTGGCGAGGCCATGCATCTTTGGTTCCCAGAAGGTATTCGCATAGGATCCGTCATATCACCTATCCTTCCAG GAGGTTACGCCATTGTAGGGGCAGCGGCTTTTTCCGCCGGAGTGACCCattcaatttcgatttgcgTCGTTGTTTCTGAAATGACTGGACAAATTCAGCACATCATCCCTGTTCTAGTTGCCGTTCTCGTTTCCAACGCCATTTCGACTCTGCTTCAACCTTCTCTTTATGATTCAATCATTATGATTAAGAAACTGCCTTATTTGCCCGGCATCATCTCATCCAGCAGTG CTGCTTACGACATTTTTGTCGAGGATTTCATGAATCGTAACATCAAGTACATTTGGAATGGCATGACTTACCAGGAATTGAAAACCGTTATCAAGGATAAACCGAAAATCCGATCGTTCCCACTTGTCGATAACCCAA GACATATGGTTCTCCTTGGATCTATTCAACGAGGAGAGCTGATTGAACTGGTAAAGCGACACATTGGACATGACCGTCGCGTGAAAGTGGCCGCACAAcgtcaaatagaaattcaGTCGAG GAGTTTCGGACATATTATCCCCATCAACCTCGATCCCCCACCATGCCGTCTGGGTGAAACCGAAGAATCGTCGTTGACACACGATCCCGCcaagcagcaacagcagcagacttCGCGATTTGAAGTTGTGAAAGCGCCCGATGATTTGGGCAATGGCTTAATAACCGATACTGCAATTCAGCGTTCATCGCAACATCTCCAGCAACTCCAGCTGATTACGTTACTGCCGTCACCCGAGCCGCAAACCCCCGTTTCAATTCAGTCAACTGAAACAGACGAA GAAGCGCAACCGAGAAAATCTATtctgaaaaagggaaatcgaTTTAGTTCGATTCGGTCAAAATCATCTCAACAAACGATTCAAACTACTCCAAATTCAACAATAACTGGGTCAGAAGGAAG CAAATTCCGTCAAGCCATCGGTGCTTTCATCCGTAAATCGTCTGCTAACGGAGGTATCTTTAACTTTGCTACTGCCACATCACCGCCGACTAGTCCTAGCCCATTCAAAAATGTCGGTGTATCG CACAAATCAAACGATATGACGCCcgaggagaagaaagaatggGAAGAAAGCGAAATGTTGAAACCAGTAGATTTCCACAAATGCCACGTCGATCCAGCTCCCTTTCAGCTGGTTGAACGAACCTCGTTGCTCAAAGTCCACTCCATGTTCTCATTGTTGGGCGTCAATCGCGCTTACGTCACCACAATTGGCCGACTTATTGGCATAGTCTCTCTATCAGAA TTGCGTAAGGCTATCGAAGACGTGAATTCAGGTGTTTCTTTAGCATTTCACCGCTTCAGTTTTAGCAGCCAAGGAGAGAACAGCGAGTTTGATATTCAAGGTGTTTCCCCAGGCGCTCCGAAAGATCTCGAAACAG GCCCCGATTTGCCTGGAGTGTCGGACTCTGATTCTGAAACGGACCAAGATGAATCATCAGCTTCGTCTGCTTTTGTGATCCCGGTGCAATTTGATGTTCATCATATGCCAACTGTATCCGTCGACGTTGAAAGTACCGCCTCTACTACGATTAGAATGAAAGATAACAGCATCAAATTGGTCGTTCCCAGTGCATTTGCATGCCCCGGTGGCGCTGCTGGTGAATCGTCTGTTGCCAAGACTGATGATGAGAATTAA